The following coding sequences lie in one Ostrea edulis chromosome 8, xbOstEdul1.1, whole genome shotgun sequence genomic window:
- the LOC130049384 gene encoding uncharacterized protein LOC130049384: SAKNASGEQRHSVVIGFADSTMAVKGVLYDTSKLNLVKDGTTVMLLNVIMKNDSAKSIVITNSSKILKTGPLEVPESLIKQGKAIACPPPADKVDIKSVQTSPVKTLVTLRGQVVSEEMERSVHVDAEDTHIRTIKVKDNSGSCKVSLWRELTKQKTPVGSHITLTNVVVQVYNDEKSVSTTIEAILGSALRCAAVDVENNLTKKLPVSATATVKENNILHMTIKSLLEYSGNISYNHSHKKYLPIFATYIFDLL, translated from the exons tcggctaaaaatgcTAGTGGGGAACAACGCCATTCAGTTGTTATTGGCTTTGCAGACAGTACAATGGCAGTCAAAGGGGTCCTGTATGATACCTCTAAACTGAATCTCGTTAAAGATGGAACAACCGTCATGTTGCTAAATGTAATCATGAAGAACGACAGTGCTAAATCCATTGTTATTACAAACAGTAGCAAAATCCTGAAGACAGGTCCCCTGGAAGTCCCAGAGTCCTTGATTAAGCAGGGGAAAGCAATTGCCTGTCCACCTCCTGCTGATAAGGTGGACATCAAAAGTGTGCAGACTTCCCCAGTGAAAACGCTTGTCACTCTCAGGGGACAGGTTGTTTCA GAGGAGATGGAAAGATCAGTACATGTGGATGCTGAGGACACACATATAAGGACCATTAAAGTTAAGGACAACTCAGGAAGTTGCAAGGTATCGTTGTGGAGGGAGTTGACAAAACAGAAAACACCAGTTGGGAGCCATATCACACTAACAAACGTCGTTGTACAAGTGTATAATGATGAAAAATCTGTTTCTACCACGATTGAG GCAATCCTGGGCAGTGCACTACGCTGTGCAGCTGTAGATGTAGAGAACAATCTAACAAAGAAATTGCCAGTGTCTGCCACAGCAACAGTGAAAGAAAACAACATTCTCCACATGACCATTAAG AGTTTACTGGAATACTCAGGCAATATATCATACAATCATAGTCATAAAAAATACCTGCCCATTTTTGCCacatatatatttgatttactATGA